A genomic window from Streptomyces mirabilis includes:
- a CDS encoding thiamine pyrophosphate-requiring protein has product MSIKVSDYVLQRLREWDVDHVFAYAGDGINGLLAAWGRSDNKPKFVQSRHEEMSAFEAVGYAKFSGKVGVCAATSGPGAIHLLNGLYDAKLDHVPVVAIVGQTNRSAMGGSYQQEVDLLSLYKDVASEYCEMVTVPEQLPNVIDRAMRTAYARRTVTAVIIPADVQELTYSEPTHAFKMVPSSLGLTHSAPVPPAAELARAVEVLDEGEKVAILIGQGARGARAEVEEIAEVLSAGVAKALLGKDALPDDLPYVTGSIGLLGTRASYEMMRDCDTLLVIGSSFPYTQFLPEFGQSRAVQIDIDPFMIGLRYPFEVNLVGDAKETLRALLPQLKRKQHGSWRKKTEMATARWWDVMRRRAAVDADPINPEYVVHTLDALLPDDIILAADSGSAANWYARHLRMRGNIRGSLSGTLATMGPGVPYVIGAKFAHPDRPALAIVGDGAMQMNGMAELITAAKYWPEWEDPRLIVAVLNNQDLNQVTWEMRAMAGAPQFLPSQALPDVPYADFARSIGLDGVRVEKPGDVEDAWQRALAADRPFVIDFRTDPAVPPIPPHATLDQIEAAASAVIKGDSDRAGMIRQGLKAKVQDMLPGGRQRQDKPGE; this is encoded by the coding sequence GTGTCTATAAAGGTGTCCGACTACGTTCTCCAGCGGCTCCGTGAATGGGATGTCGACCATGTCTTCGCCTACGCGGGCGACGGCATCAACGGCCTCCTCGCCGCCTGGGGCCGCTCCGACAACAAGCCGAAGTTCGTCCAGTCACGGCACGAGGAGATGTCCGCGTTCGAGGCCGTCGGCTACGCCAAGTTCTCCGGCAAGGTCGGTGTCTGCGCGGCGACGTCGGGCCCCGGAGCGATCCACCTCCTCAACGGGCTCTACGACGCGAAACTCGACCACGTCCCGGTCGTCGCCATCGTCGGGCAGACCAACCGCAGTGCCATGGGCGGTAGTTACCAGCAGGAGGTCGACCTGCTGAGCCTCTACAAAGACGTCGCCTCCGAGTACTGCGAGATGGTCACCGTCCCCGAGCAACTGCCCAACGTCATCGACCGGGCCATGCGTACCGCGTACGCCAGGCGCACCGTGACGGCGGTCATCATCCCTGCCGACGTACAGGAGTTGACCTACTCGGAGCCCACCCACGCCTTCAAGATGGTGCCGTCCAGCCTCGGCCTGACCCACTCCGCGCCGGTCCCGCCCGCAGCTGAACTCGCGCGCGCCGTCGAGGTGTTGGACGAGGGCGAGAAGGTCGCGATCCTGATCGGGCAGGGCGCGCGCGGCGCCCGGGCCGAGGTGGAGGAGATCGCCGAGGTGCTGAGCGCCGGGGTGGCCAAGGCGCTGCTCGGCAAGGACGCCCTGCCCGACGATCTGCCGTACGTCACCGGATCGATCGGTCTGCTCGGCACCCGTGCCTCCTACGAGATGATGCGGGACTGCGACACCCTCCTCGTGATCGGCTCCAGCTTCCCGTACACCCAGTTCCTGCCGGAGTTCGGGCAGAGCAGGGCCGTGCAGATCGACATCGACCCGTTCATGATCGGGCTGCGTTATCCCTTCGAGGTCAACCTCGTGGGGGACGCGAAGGAGACCCTGCGGGCCCTGCTGCCGCAGCTGAAGCGCAAGCAGCACGGCTCGTGGCGCAAGAAGACCGAGATGGCCACCGCCCGTTGGTGGGACGTCATGCGGCGGCGGGCGGCCGTGGACGCGGACCCGATCAACCCCGAATACGTCGTGCACACCCTCGACGCGCTCCTGCCCGACGACATCATCCTGGCCGCGGACTCCGGCTCGGCCGCCAACTGGTACGCACGGCACCTGCGGATGCGCGGAAACATACGCGGCTCCCTGTCCGGGACCCTCGCCACCATGGGGCCCGGCGTGCCGTACGTCATCGGCGCCAAGTTCGCCCACCCCGACCGTCCGGCGCTGGCGATCGTCGGGGACGGGGCGATGCAGATGAACGGCATGGCCGAACTCATCACCGCCGCCAAGTACTGGCCCGAGTGGGAGGACCCGCGGCTGATCGTCGCCGTCCTCAACAACCAGGACCTCAACCAGGTGACGTGGGAGATGCGGGCCATGGCCGGCGCCCCGCAGTTCCTGCCCTCCCAGGCCCTCCCGGACGTGCCGTACGCCGACTTCGCCCGCTCGATCGGCCTCGACGGGGTACGGGTCGAGAAGCCGGGTGACGTGGAGGACGCGTGGCAGCGGGCGCTCGCCGCCGACCGGCCGTTCGTCATCGACTTCCGCACCGACCCCGCCGTACCGCCGATCCCGCCGCACGCGACCCTCGACCAGATCGAGGCCGCCGCCTCCGCCGTAATCAAGGGCGACAGCGATCGCGCCGGCATGATCCGCCAGGGCCTGAAGGCAAAGGTCCAGGACATGCTTCCCGGCGGCAGACAGCGCCAGGACAAGCCGGGGGAGTGA
- a CDS encoding TetR/AcrR family transcriptional regulator — MAGRKQFDVDEALRRAMHVFWRWGYSEASIDRLTEGTGLGRSSLYATFGDKSTLFRKSLQRYVQTYHPLYAQALSGPHPSPSAVVAAYLQVSLNRIADPTVPDGCLLTVSATQFPALDAEGRAMVRAMIDGLRAMLEQALLAAGADDQEAAELALCALATNKSLAVLSRAGFSSEDLATVAAAAARIPGRPHPLP; from the coding sequence ATGGCGGGCCGCAAGCAATTCGACGTGGACGAGGCGCTACGACGCGCGATGCACGTCTTCTGGCGCTGGGGCTATTCGGAGGCCTCGATCGACCGCCTGACCGAGGGCACGGGCCTGGGCCGGAGCTCGCTCTACGCCACCTTCGGCGACAAGAGCACCCTCTTCCGGAAGAGCCTCCAACGGTACGTGCAGACCTACCACCCGCTGTACGCCCAGGCGCTGTCCGGCCCCCACCCGAGCCCGAGCGCCGTTGTGGCCGCCTACCTGCAGGTCTCCCTGAACCGCATCGCCGACCCGACGGTCCCGGATGGCTGCCTGCTCACGGTGTCGGCAACGCAGTTCCCGGCCCTCGACGCGGAGGGCCGGGCGATGGTCCGCGCCATGATCGACGGTTTGCGGGCGATGCTGGAGCAGGCGTTGCTGGCGGCGGGGGCCGATGATCAGGAGGCGGCAGAGCTGGCGTTGTGCGCGCTGGCAACGAACAAATCCCTGGCGGTGCTCAGTCGCGCCGGCTTCTCGAGCGAAGACCTGGCAACCGTCGCCGCAGCCGCCGCCCGTATCCCCGGGAGACCACATCCCCTACCTTGA
- a CDS encoding carbonic anhydrase: MTEIRTPTPRDAFELLLAGNQRFVAGAPAHPNQDATRRAEIAPSQQPFAVLFGCSDSRLAAEIIFDRGLGDLFVVRTAGHVMGPEVLGSIEYGVDVLGCPLVVVLGHDSCGAVGAACAALESGMTPGGYIRDVVERVTPSVLAARAAGQVEPEEILAEHVRHTVDLLLDRSRVLVKKVAAGQAAVVGLCYRLADGSAQLVASRGLDAAVPAAS; this comes from the coding sequence ATGACGGAGATCAGGACCCCGACGCCCCGTGACGCCTTCGAGCTGCTGCTGGCCGGTAATCAGCGCTTCGTCGCCGGTGCCCCCGCGCACCCCAACCAGGACGCCACCCGCCGCGCCGAGATCGCACCGTCCCAGCAGCCCTTCGCCGTGCTGTTCGGGTGCTCCGACTCCCGGCTGGCCGCCGAGATCATCTTCGACCGCGGCCTGGGCGACCTGTTCGTGGTGCGCACCGCAGGCCACGTCATGGGCCCGGAGGTGCTGGGCAGCATCGAGTACGGCGTGGATGTCCTGGGCTGCCCGCTGGTCGTGGTCCTCGGCCACGACTCGTGCGGCGCGGTCGGCGCAGCGTGCGCCGCCCTGGAGAGCGGCATGACACCGGGCGGATACATCCGGGACGTCGTCGAGCGCGTGACCCCCAGCGTGCTGGCAGCACGGGCCGCCGGACAGGTTGAGCCCGAGGAGATCCTCGCCGAGCACGTAAGGCACACCGTCGACCTGCTGCTGGACCGCTCCCGGGTACTCGTGAAGAAGGTCGCCGCCGGCCAGGCCGCCGTGGTGGGCCTGTGCTACCGCTTGGCCGATGGCAGTGCACAGCTCGTCGCCTCTCGCGGCCTCGATGCGGCGGTTCCCGCCGCGTCCTGA
- a CDS encoding ferredoxin: MAPEAFRMHGEKALMYEPHPDDARRDQVLRAAAACPFQAILVDQLHARHAPVEASP; encoded by the coding sequence CTGGCTCCGGAGGCGTTCCGGATGCACGGTGAGAAAGCGCTCATGTACGAGCCGCACCCCGACGACGCCCGGCGCGACCAGGTGCTACGTGCCGCGGCAGCCTGCCCGTTCCAGGCGATCCTGGTCGACCAGCTGCATGCGCGGCACGCACCGGTGGAGGCATCGCCATGA
- a CDS encoding hydrophobic protein, whose product MVPLLLVLLLALILFGAGFALRILWWVAIVVLVLWLVGFVARPKGGSGRW is encoded by the coding sequence GTGGTTCCCCTGCTACTTGTTCTGCTGCTGGCCCTGATTCTCTTCGGTGCGGGTTTCGCGCTGAGAATTCTGTGGTGGGTCGCGATCGTCGTCCTGGTCTTGTGGCTCGTCGGCTTCGTTGCGCGTCCGAAGGGTGGCAGCGGTCGCTGGTAG
- a CDS encoding alpha/beta hydrolase, which yields MTSCTDRSMMSTADGATSLSSLRLPDGFTDVFTSRLVELNGLRLHAVTGGDGPPLLLVGGWPQTWYAWREVMPALAREHTVVAVDSRGAGLSDKPDDGYDAGTLAADLVALMAALGHDRFDVVGHDIGMWTGYALAADHPERVGRLAVVDAIIPGLTPTPSVFSPAAVNQRLWHFGFNRLTDLNEELVRGRERLFFGYQFAKKAATPDAIPAYAVDVYVDAIVADPRGLRASFAYYRALDETIAQNEQRKKTRLTLPVLAIGGARYSGAMVAETMLLAADDVTGVVLDDCGHYVAEERPARFTEILEDFLGGKPIAGVPHG from the coding sequence ATGACAAGTTGCACTGATCGTTCCATGATGAGTACGGCCGACGGCGCGACAAGCTTGAGTTCGCTGCGGCTGCCCGACGGGTTCACCGACGTCTTCACTAGCCGGCTCGTGGAGCTGAACGGGCTGCGGCTGCACGCGGTCACCGGCGGGGACGGCCCACCGCTGCTGCTGGTCGGCGGGTGGCCACAGACCTGGTACGCGTGGCGGGAAGTGATGCCCGCGCTCGCCCGCGAGCACACCGTCGTCGCCGTCGACTCGCGCGGGGCCGGGCTCTCCGACAAGCCCGACGACGGCTACGACGCCGGCACGCTGGCCGCCGATCTGGTCGCTCTGATGGCCGCGCTCGGGCACGACCGGTTCGACGTGGTCGGCCACGACATCGGCATGTGGACCGGATACGCCCTCGCTGCCGATCACCCCGAGCGGGTGGGCCGGCTCGCCGTCGTCGACGCCATTATCCCCGGTCTCACGCCGACCCCGTCGGTCTTCAGCCCGGCCGCGGTCAACCAGCGGCTCTGGCACTTCGGCTTCAACCGGCTCACCGACCTCAACGAGGAGCTGGTCCGGGGGCGGGAGCGGCTCTTCTTCGGCTACCAGTTCGCCAAGAAGGCAGCCACCCCGGACGCGATCCCCGCGTACGCCGTCGACGTCTACGTCGATGCGATCGTCGCGGATCCTCGCGGGCTGCGGGCGAGCTTCGCGTACTACCGGGCGCTGGACGAGACGATCGCGCAGAACGAGCAGCGCAAGAAGACCCGGCTGACGCTGCCGGTGCTCGCCATCGGCGGCGCGCGGTACAGCGGCGCGATGGTCGCCGAGACGATGCTGCTGGCGGCCGACGATGTCACCGGGGTGGTCCTCGACGATTGCGGCCATTACGTGGCCGAGGAGCGACCGGCGCGGTTTACCGAGATCCTGGAGGACTTCCTCGGTGGCAAACCGATAGCAGGCGTGCCGCACGGCTGA
- a CDS encoding FUSC family protein, whose amino-acid sequence MQASKAALAACLAWAVAGWWLRAPVAFVAPWMAVVLVESTVYRSLAHGLQQLAAIAVGTMVATAVALALGGTMVSMVVVLPVVLLLAQWRRLGSQGIYAATGALFVLTDGRVTLATSGARIAEAVFGAVVGIAVNALVRPPVYLRDTRAALKDAADEAQQILSAVAQALADGQWDGQTARGWHERALRLGRLVDQGRSAIGWSRESMRGNHRGLGTGGIPPPGQGYDDALAMLDQVAVHIAGVTRTVLEIALHDDEAVRTGPQITGPYADFLRHTARAVGLYGQTRFAQNGTDQAAERALREAVDELRGSLDELHRQLPGTVRDDPDALATHGALVVQARRLADQLVQD is encoded by the coding sequence ATGCAGGCCAGCAAGGCGGCGCTGGCCGCCTGTCTGGCGTGGGCGGTGGCCGGGTGGTGGTTGCGAGCGCCGGTGGCGTTCGTCGCCCCGTGGATGGCGGTCGTGCTGGTGGAGTCGACGGTGTACCGGTCGCTCGCGCACGGCCTGCAGCAGCTGGCGGCCATCGCGGTGGGCACGATGGTGGCGACAGCCGTCGCGTTGGCCCTGGGCGGCACGATGGTCTCGATGGTCGTGGTGCTTCCGGTGGTGCTGCTGCTGGCGCAGTGGCGGCGCCTGGGCAGCCAGGGCATCTATGCCGCCACCGGCGCGCTGTTCGTCCTGACCGACGGCCGGGTCACCCTGGCCACGTCGGGCGCGCGTATCGCGGAGGCGGTCTTCGGCGCGGTGGTCGGCATCGCGGTCAACGCGCTGGTCCGGCCCCCGGTGTACCTGCGCGACACCCGCGCCGCCCTCAAGGACGCCGCCGACGAGGCGCAGCAGATTCTGTCCGCGGTGGCCCAGGCACTGGCCGACGGTCAGTGGGACGGGCAGACAGCCCGGGGCTGGCACGAGCGCGCGCTACGACTGGGACGCCTGGTCGACCAGGGCCGCTCCGCGATCGGCTGGAGCCGCGAGAGCATGCGGGGCAATCACCGGGGGCTCGGCACGGGTGGCATCCCGCCGCCCGGCCAGGGGTACGACGACGCGCTGGCCATGCTGGACCAGGTCGCCGTGCACATCGCCGGTGTGACCCGCACCGTGCTGGAGATCGCCCTCCACGACGACGAGGCGGTCCGCACCGGCCCGCAGATCACCGGTCCCTACGCCGACTTCCTGCGCCACACCGCCCGGGCGGTCGGTCTCTACGGGCAGACCCGGTTCGCGCAGAACGGCACCGATCAGGCGGCCGAAAGGGCCCTCCGTGAGGCCGTGGACGAGCTGCGCGGCAGCCTCGACGAACTTCACCGGCAGCTGCCCGGCACCGTGCGGGACGATCCCGACGCGCTGGCGACGCACGGCGCCCTGGTGGTCCAGGCGCGCCGTCTGGCCGATCAGCTCGTCCAGGACTGA
- a CDS encoding cold-shock protein codes for MSERQSGTVKWFNEAKGFGFITPESGPDLFVHFRAIQGSGFKCLREGQKVTFVAVQGQKGMQADEVIAES; via the coding sequence ATGTCTGAGCGCCAGTCCGGCACGGTGAAGTGGTTCAACGAAGCGAAAGGGTTCGGCTTCATCACCCCCGAAAGTGGCCCGGACCTCTTCGTGCACTTCAGGGCGATCCAAGGCAGCGGCTTCAAATGCCTTCGAGAAGGTCAGAAGGTGACCTTCGTTGCGGTGCAGGGGCAGAAGGGCATGCAGGCGGATGAGGTCATCGCAGAGTCCTGA
- a CDS encoding FAD-binding and (Fe-S)-binding domain-containing protein produces the protein MVIEARKSETALDTHALEKALRERVDGEVRFDAGSRGAYATDGSNYRQVPIGVVVPRAIEAGADAVAVCAEFGAPVLSRGGGTSLGGQCTNTAVVIDWTKYCNKVLSIDPAQRTCVVEPGIVLDELNRQLADHQLRFGPKPSTHSHCSLGGMIGNNSCGGSAQAYGKTVDNVRRLEILTYDGTRCWVGPTSDDEYEAIIAAGGRRAEIHQGLRQIIDRTMADVRRGFPRIPRRVSGYNLDSLLPENGFDVARALVGSEGTLVTVLRAELDLVPVPPYEALLVLGYDDICTAAGDVPRLLKRSRPTQLEALDGRMAQLMREEGAYLDSLHQLPEGESWLLVQFTGDSQDEVDGQGRELIQALGRGEGDPTVAFSDDPARERKMLKAREAGLGVTARPPGGRETWEGWEDSAVAPEVLGDYLRDLKKLFAEFGYDHPSLYGHFGQGCVHTRIPFEPTTAEGVTKFREFLFRAADLVASYGGSLSGEHGDGQARGELLPRMFGEAVVAAFGQVKALFDPDNRMNPGKVVDPYRVDENLRLGPLWRPDSHDTHFSYPDDDHSFDRAVMRCVGIGNCRTHEGGVMCPSYRATGEEEHSTRGRARLLFEMLDGHADSAITDGWRSTEVRDALDLCLACKGCKSDCPVGVDMATYKAEFLSHHYEGRLRPAAHYSMGWLPVWARMSRLAPRLVNAALGAPGIARLGKSLAGVAAERDAPVFAEESFVQWWQARGTPDPDPADPRTVLLWPDTFSTYFHPNVAKSAVRVLEGAGFNVAVPTRSVCCGLTWISTGQLATAKRVLLHTLDVLRPWLEAGTPVIGLEPSCTAVFRADAIELLPDDQDVRRLAEQFRTFAEQLLNHTQQGWQPPSLTRAATVQTHCHQHAVTKDDADRELMRRAGIDANVLDAGCCGLAGNFGFERGHYDLSMTVAEQGVLPAVRDTAPGALVLADGFSCRTQIEQGDTGRRALHLAEALALALDGQHLPADHPEKLADRPEGSARDGRLLAAGAVAAVLGAAAAVGTYRFRCRQSSR, from the coding sequence ATGGTGATCGAGGCCCGGAAATCGGAGACGGCGCTGGACACACATGCCCTGGAGAAGGCTCTCCGCGAGCGGGTCGACGGCGAGGTGCGGTTCGACGCGGGGAGCCGGGGCGCCTACGCGACGGACGGCTCGAACTACCGGCAGGTCCCGATCGGCGTCGTGGTCCCGCGCGCGATCGAGGCGGGCGCCGACGCGGTCGCGGTCTGCGCCGAATTCGGGGCACCGGTGCTGTCCCGAGGCGGCGGGACAAGCCTGGGCGGCCAGTGCACCAACACCGCCGTGGTCATCGACTGGACGAAGTACTGCAACAAGGTGCTGTCGATCGACCCGGCACAGCGCACATGCGTCGTCGAACCGGGCATCGTCCTGGACGAACTCAACCGCCAACTCGCCGACCACCAGCTCCGGTTCGGCCCCAAGCCGTCCACTCACAGCCATTGCTCGCTCGGCGGCATGATCGGCAACAACTCGTGCGGCGGCTCCGCCCAGGCCTACGGCAAGACCGTGGACAACGTACGACGCCTGGAGATCCTGACCTACGACGGCACCCGCTGCTGGGTCGGCCCCACCTCGGACGACGAGTACGAGGCGATCATTGCGGCCGGCGGCCGACGCGCCGAGATCCACCAAGGGCTGCGGCAGATCATCGACCGCACCATGGCGGACGTACGGCGCGGATTCCCCCGTATCCCGCGCCGGGTCTCCGGATACAACCTTGACTCGCTGCTGCCCGAGAACGGCTTCGACGTGGCGCGGGCGCTGGTGGGCAGCGAGGGCACCCTCGTGACCGTCCTGCGCGCCGAACTCGACCTCGTGCCGGTGCCGCCGTACGAAGCCCTCCTCGTCCTCGGCTACGACGACATCTGCACGGCCGCCGGCGACGTGCCCCGGCTGCTGAAGCGCAGCAGGCCGACCCAACTGGAGGCGCTCGACGGGCGGATGGCCCAGTTGATGCGTGAAGAGGGCGCCTATCTCGACTCGTTGCATCAGCTTCCGGAGGGCGAGAGCTGGCTCCTGGTCCAGTTCACCGGGGACAGTCAGGACGAAGTCGACGGGCAGGGCCGCGAGTTGATCCAAGCGCTCGGACGCGGCGAAGGCGATCCGACGGTCGCGTTCTCCGACGACCCGGCGCGCGAACGCAAGATGCTCAAGGCCCGCGAAGCCGGCCTCGGCGTCACCGCACGGCCGCCCGGTGGCCGGGAGACCTGGGAGGGCTGGGAGGACTCGGCCGTGGCGCCCGAAGTCCTCGGCGACTACCTGCGCGACCTGAAGAAGCTGTTCGCCGAGTTCGGCTACGACCATCCCTCCCTGTACGGCCACTTCGGTCAGGGCTGCGTACACACCCGCATCCCCTTCGAACCCACCACCGCCGAAGGGGTCACGAAATTCCGGGAGTTCCTCTTCCGGGCCGCGGATCTGGTGGCCTCCTACGGCGGTTCGCTCTCCGGCGAGCACGGCGACGGGCAGGCGCGCGGCGAGCTGTTGCCGCGCATGTTCGGGGAGGCCGTGGTGGCCGCGTTCGGGCAGGTGAAGGCCCTGTTCGACCCGGACAACCGGATGAATCCTGGCAAGGTCGTCGACCCGTACCGCGTGGACGAGAACCTGCGTCTGGGACCGCTGTGGCGGCCGGACAGCCACGACACACACTTCAGCTATCCGGACGACGACCATTCCTTCGACCGGGCGGTGATGCGCTGTGTCGGCATCGGCAACTGCCGTACGCACGAAGGCGGGGTGATGTGTCCGTCCTACCGGGCGACCGGCGAGGAGGAGCACTCCACGCGCGGGCGGGCCCGGCTGCTGTTCGAGATGCTCGACGGACACGCGGACTCCGCGATCACGGACGGCTGGCGCTCCACCGAGGTCCGCGACGCTCTGGACCTCTGCCTGGCCTGCAAGGGCTGCAAGTCCGACTGTCCGGTGGGCGTCGACATGGCGACCTACAAGGCCGAGTTCCTCTCCCACCACTACGAAGGGCGGCTGCGGCCGGCGGCGCACTACTCCATGGGCTGGCTGCCGGTGTGGGCGCGGATGTCCCGGCTGGCACCGCGACTCGTCAACGCGGCACTCGGCGCGCCCGGCATCGCCCGCCTCGGCAAGAGCCTCGCCGGCGTGGCCGCCGAGCGCGACGCACCCGTCTTCGCCGAGGAGTCCTTCGTGCAGTGGTGGCAGGCGCGGGGGACTCCCGACCCCGATCCGGCCGACCCGCGCACCGTCCTGCTCTGGCCGGACACGTTCAGCACCTACTTCCACCCCAATGTCGCGAAGTCCGCAGTCCGGGTCCTGGAGGGCGCCGGATTCAACGTCGCCGTCCCCACCCGGTCCGTGTGCTGCGGCCTCACCTGGATCTCGACCGGCCAACTCGCTACCGCCAAGCGGGTGTTGCTCCACACGCTCGACGTGCTGCGACCCTGGCTGGAGGCCGGCACCCCCGTCATCGGCCTCGAACCGTCCTGTACGGCCGTCTTCCGCGCCGACGCCATCGAGTTGCTGCCGGACGACCAGGATGTACGGCGCCTGGCAGAGCAGTTCAGGACGTTCGCCGAACAACTCCTCAACCACACCCAGCAAGGCTGGCAGCCCCCGTCCCTCACCAGGGCGGCGACCGTGCAGACCCACTGCCACCAGCACGCGGTGACGAAGGACGACGCCGACCGCGAACTGATGCGCCGCGCCGGGATCGACGCGAACGTCCTCGACGCAGGTTGTTGCGGTCTGGCCGGCAACTTCGGCTTCGAGCGAGGCCATTACGACCTGTCGATGACCGTGGCGGAGCAAGGGGTGCTGCCCGCCGTCCGGGACACCGCCCCTGGCGCGCTGGTTCTCGCGGACGGCTTCAGCTGCCGTACGCAGATCGAACAGGGCGACACCGGCCGACGTGCACTGCACCTGGCCGAGGCCCTGGCGCTCGCCCTCGACGGACAGCATCTGCCCGCCGATCACCCCGAGAAGCTCGCCGACCGGCCCGAGGGCTCCGCCCGCGACGGGCGTCTGCTGGCCGCGGGCGCGGTCGCCGCTGTGCTCGGGGCAGCGGCGGCCGTCGGGACCTACCGGTTCCGCTGCCGGCAATCATCGCGATGA
- a CDS encoding hydrophobic protein produces MVPILLVLLLVLILFGAGFTVQILWWIALAVLVLWLLGFLMRGTSASGNRGRWYRW; encoded by the coding sequence ATGGTTCCCATCCTGTTGGTATTGCTCTTGGTGCTGATCCTCTTCGGCGCCGGTTTCACGGTCCAGATCCTCTGGTGGATCGCTCTGGCCGTTCTCGTCCTCTGGCTCCTGGGATTCCTGATGCGCGGAACGAGCGCGAGCGGAAATCGAGGACGTTGGTATCGCTGGTAG
- a CDS encoding PRC-barrel domain containing protein yields the protein MTENVWSYRSTAGRLADADLTGYKVEAKDGSIGKVDKHSDEVGDAYLVVDAGVWIFGKEVMLPASTVVSIDPNEKKVFLGLTKQQIKESPEFDREKHLGDPGYRDELGTYYGTGGAPFGGPHA from the coding sequence GTGACTGAGAATGTGTGGAGTTACAGGTCGACCGCGGGTCGTCTTGCGGACGCCGACCTCACTGGATACAAGGTCGAGGCGAAGGACGGCAGTATCGGCAAGGTCGACAAGCACTCCGACGAGGTCGGTGACGCCTATCTGGTGGTCGACGCCGGTGTGTGGATCTTCGGCAAGGAGGTCATGCTGCCGGCGAGCACGGTCGTGAGCATCGACCCGAACGAGAAGAAGGTCTTCCTCGGCCTCACCAAGCAACAGATCAAGGAATCCCCGGAGTTCGACCGCGAGAAGCACCTCGGTGACCCGGGCTACCGCGACGAACTGGGCACCTATTACGGCACCGGGGGCGCCCCGTTCGGTGGCCCGCACGCCTGA
- a CDS encoding cytochrome P450, which produces MPSVEGGATSSFIHMDSPEHDRLRRMATRHFGPPHTPGLVTGLEGFLTATVRRLIDDLVGKEQIDVVDDFAFPFPVTVICHLLGVSRENEPRFHLWVNDIMNSIDYDPKTDPKEKRDKGVQARKELLQCLGELVEQRHGRPGDDLLSRLANDDGPDGRMADADIVATAKLLLIAGHETIVNLITNGMLTLLRHPQVLQRLRDEPDLVVPLVEELLRYEPPVQIIPWRAAYSDIAVADTVIPKGSQIMLMLASGSRDPKRFHDPDRFDPDRRDNQHLGFGSGIHLCFGGPLARRETQIALTELVRRLDRPRLVADPPPYRPSPVLRGPIHLDIEQGDR; this is translated from the coding sequence ATGCCCTCGGTCGAGGGAGGGGCCACGTCGTCGTTCATCCACATGGACTCGCCCGAGCACGATCGCCTGCGGCGTATGGCGACGCGTCACTTCGGCCCCCCGCACACCCCTGGGTTGGTGACCGGACTTGAAGGCTTCCTGACCGCCACCGTCCGCAGGCTGATCGACGATTTGGTGGGCAAGGAGCAGATCGACGTCGTCGATGATTTCGCCTTCCCGTTCCCCGTAACGGTGATCTGTCACTTGCTCGGCGTGTCACGCGAGAACGAGCCGAGGTTCCACCTCTGGGTGAACGACATCATGAACTCGATCGACTACGACCCCAAGACCGACCCGAAGGAAAAACGGGACAAGGGCGTACAGGCCCGCAAAGAACTGCTCCAGTGCCTCGGCGAGCTGGTGGAACAGCGCCACGGCCGGCCGGGAGACGACTTGCTGTCACGGCTGGCCAACGACGACGGGCCTGACGGTCGGATGGCCGACGCCGACATCGTCGCCACCGCCAAACTGCTCCTCATCGCCGGCCATGAGACCATCGTCAACCTCATCACCAACGGCATGCTGACGCTGCTGCGCCACCCGCAGGTGCTGCAACGACTGCGCGACGAACCGGACCTCGTCGTGCCGCTGGTCGAGGAACTGCTGCGCTACGAGCCCCCCGTGCAGATCATTCCCTGGCGGGCGGCGTACAGCGACATCGCCGTCGCCGACACCGTCATCCCCAAGGGCTCGCAGATCATGCTCATGCTTGCCTCAGGCAGCCGCGATCCGAAGCGCTTCCACGATCCGGACCGATTCGACCCGGACCGGCGTGACAACCAGCACCTGGGGTTCGGCAGCGGCATCCACCTGTGCTTCGGTGGCCCGCTGGCCCGGCGGGAAACCCAGATCGCGCTGACCGAGCTGGTACGCCGGCTCGACCGGCCCAGGCTGGTCGCCGACCCGCCGCCGTACCGGCCCAGCCCCGTTCTTCGGGGTCCGATCCATCTGGACATCGAGCAGGGTGACCGTTGA